In a genomic window of Cytobacillus sp. FSL H8-0458:
- a CDS encoding FecCD family ABC transporter permease, which translates to MDWKLALSRSKTWLAAFVVLIMATFVLSLSTGVMPISFSEILGTLAGSGTPRQELVLFQLRLPRMVIAILIGAGLALSGSILQGLSRNSLADPGILGINAGAGLAVVFSIYLFGQEKGSLLSEPFFLPVFAFIGALAIAALIYRFSWKGGIDPERLLLVGLGFNALCGALLMILQLKMDPKDFQQAAIWLTGSIWGTGWPYVWSLLPWILILIPAAFFKARTMNLLQFKQEVPVALGLKVESERRLLLCLSAALAGACVAVGGGIAFIGLLAPHLARRLCGPNYFSSLPLSGLIGAALVLMADMIGKNLLAPADIPVGIVISVIGAPYLIFMLLTRKGSGMRV; encoded by the coding sequence ATGGATTGGAAGCTGGCATTAAGCCGTTCCAAAACCTGGCTGGCAGCCTTTGTCGTTTTAATCATGGCCACCTTTGTATTGAGTCTGTCTACGGGTGTGATGCCTATCAGCTTTTCTGAAATATTGGGCACCCTCGCTGGCAGCGGCACCCCAAGGCAGGAGCTTGTTTTATTTCAGCTGAGATTGCCGAGAATGGTCATTGCCATACTGATTGGTGCCGGACTTGCTCTATCAGGCAGCATTCTTCAGGGACTTTCCAGGAACTCCCTCGCTGACCCGGGCATACTCGGAATCAATGCCGGCGCTGGACTTGCTGTCGTTTTCTCGATCTATCTTTTCGGACAGGAGAAAGGGAGCCTGCTCTCTGAACCTTTTTTTCTGCCCGTTTTCGCTTTTATCGGCGCTCTTGCCATTGCTGCTCTGATTTACCGGTTCTCATGGAAAGGAGGAATAGACCCGGAACGGCTTCTCCTTGTTGGTCTCGGATTTAATGCTCTATGCGGTGCTCTTCTAATGATTCTGCAGCTGAAAATGGATCCAAAGGATTTTCAGCAGGCAGCCATTTGGCTGACAGGAAGCATCTGGGGAACCGGGTGGCCTTATGTATGGTCATTGCTTCCATGGATTTTGATTCTTATACCGGCTGCCTTTTTTAAAGCAAGAACCATGAATCTTCTTCAGTTTAAGCAGGAAGTTCCGGTTGCTCTTGGCTTAAAAGTGGAGTCCGAACGCCGCTTGCTTCTTTGCCTTTCTGCTGCCCTTGCAGGAGCATGTGTTGCCGTCGGCGGCGGAATCGCTTTTATTGGCCTGCTGGCTCCCCATCTGGCACGGCGGCTGTGCGGACCCAATTACTTCAGCAGCCTGCCACTGTCCGGACTGATCGGAGCAGCTCTGGTCCTAATGGCAGACATGATTGGCAAAAACCTTCTGGCGCCAGCCGATATTCCCGTCGGAATCGTCATATCGGTTATCGGTGCACCCTACCTGATCTTCATGCTGCTGACCCGGAAAGGTTCCGGGATGAGGGTCTAA
- a CDS encoding NAD(P)/FAD-dependent oxidoreductase, with protein MKQMEIFDVTVIGGGPAGLYSAFYSGLREMKTKLIEFQPRLGGKIHVYPEKMIWDVGGLTPTPGAKLIEQLVEQGLTFNPTVVLNEKVESISKNEDGVFVLKGSSGEEHFSKTVIVAVGSGILKPQKLKIEGAERFEVSNLNYTVKSLAHFKDKTVIVSGGGNSAVDWANELEPVARQVYITCRRDALTGHEAQVSQLMNSSVICINHTSITKLIAGGNHEEIEQVELTNNETGEVSYLAIDEVVINHGYEQDTELLKNSNLNIKMLEDFYIAGNANSETSVEGLYAAGDILKHDGKLHLIAGAFQDAANAVNKAKQHIEPDAAGAAMVSSHNDVFKKRNRELVKQLVR; from the coding sequence ATGAAACAGATGGAGATTTTTGATGTAACGGTTATAGGAGGAGGTCCAGCTGGGCTATACTCTGCTTTCTACAGCGGATTAAGGGAAATGAAAACGAAACTGATTGAGTTTCAGCCGCGCCTGGGAGGAAAGATCCATGTGTATCCTGAAAAAATGATTTGGGATGTCGGCGGGTTGACTCCTACTCCGGGAGCAAAGCTGATTGAACAGCTGGTCGAGCAGGGGCTGACCTTTAATCCGACGGTTGTCCTAAATGAGAAGGTGGAATCCATCAGTAAGAATGAAGATGGAGTTTTTGTTTTAAAAGGGTCTTCAGGGGAAGAGCATTTTTCAAAAACAGTGATTGTGGCCGTTGGCAGCGGTATTCTAAAGCCGCAAAAGCTGAAAATTGAAGGCGCAGAGCGTTTTGAGGTCTCCAATTTAAATTACACAGTCAAGTCTCTTGCGCATTTCAAGGATAAAACGGTTATTGTGTCAGGAGGAGGCAATTCCGCAGTAGACTGGGCAAATGAATTGGAGCCTGTTGCCAGGCAGGTATACATCACTTGCAGACGGGATGCGTTAACTGGCCATGAAGCTCAGGTTTCACAGCTGATGAATAGTTCGGTGATCTGCATTAACCATACGTCCATCACCAAATTAATTGCCGGCGGAAATCACGAGGAAATTGAACAGGTGGAATTGACCAATAATGAAACGGGAGAGGTTTCATATCTTGCCATCGATGAAGTGGTGATTAATCATGGATATGAGCAGGATACGGAACTCTTGAAAAATAGCAATCTGAATATTAAAATGCTCGAAGATTTCTATATTGCAGGCAACGCAAACAGCGAGACGTCAGTTGAAGGGCTATATGCTGCCGGCGATATTCTTAAGCATGACGGCAAGCTTCATTTAATTGCGGGAGCCTTCCAGGATGCTGCAAATGCAGTAAATAAAGCGAAGCAGCACATTGAACCTGATGCAGCCGGGGCAGCGATGGTTTCATCACATAATGATGTTTTTAAGAAACGGAACCGGGAATTAGTGAAGCAGCTGGTTCGCTAG
- a CDS encoding DedA family protein, with protein sequence MSTETIIEFISSYGYWIIFLFLFFGIVGIPAPEESLLFLIGVLIGNHKLSFAESALCAESGVLLGMLSAYWIGKKAGTPFLRKYGRYIGITEKRWNTAQKKYMENHRFMIFAGFYMPGIRQISPYFAGISKVPFHQYLLYSAAGSLSWVLPIIAAGYFAGSFLDINPEYVPYLGVVLLVLFVIYMLVKYAKSKSN encoded by the coding sequence ATGAGTACTGAAACAATTATTGAATTTATTTCGTCATACGGGTATTGGATCATCTTTTTATTTTTATTTTTCGGGATTGTCGGCATTCCAGCTCCGGAAGAATCGCTATTATTCCTGATTGGCGTGTTAATTGGAAATCACAAATTAAGCTTTGCCGAATCTGCTTTGTGCGCAGAATCAGGTGTGCTGCTCGGAATGCTATCAGCCTATTGGATCGGTAAAAAAGCAGGCACGCCCTTTCTCAGAAAATATGGCAGATATATTGGGATCACGGAAAAAAGATGGAATACCGCACAGAAAAAATACATGGAAAATCATCGTTTTATGATTTTTGCGGGTTTTTATATGCCGGGAATACGTCAGATTAGCCCTTACTTTGCCGGCATTTCAAAAGTACCTTTTCATCAGTATCTTCTATATTCTGCGGCAGGCTCCCTGAGCTGGGTTCTCCCTATAATTGCTGCGGGATACTTTGCAGGAAGTTTCTTAGATATAAATCCTGAGTATGTTCCATATCTAGGGGTTGTTTTATTAGTTTTATTTGTAATTTACATGCTGGTTAAATATGCCAAATCTAAATCCAATTAA
- a CDS encoding FecCD family ABC transporter permease, which yields MIQPELVKKQRILMAILSVLIIVTIVIGMGLGYASLSYDRLIPTILGQGTFKEEFVLFSIRLPRVFITVLAGMALALSGAILQGITRNDLADPGIIGINSGAGVAIAIFFLFVPIEAGTFIYMLPLCAFFGALLTAILIYAFSYKKDEGLQPVKMVLVGVGFSMALSGVMIVLISSAEREKVDFIAKWLSGNIWGTDWPFIWALLPWLLVLIPFTLYKANRLNLLSLSEPVAIGIGVSIEKERIILLLTAVALAASAVSVTGGIAFIGLIAPHMAKALVGPRNQLFIPIAILLGGWLLLFADTLGRNLADPDGLPAGIMVAIIGAPYFMYLLLKK from the coding sequence ATGATTCAGCCAGAGTTAGTAAAAAAACAGCGAATTTTAATGGCCATTTTATCCGTACTTATTATTGTTACCATTGTTATTGGGATGGGATTAGGCTATGCCTCCCTTTCCTATGACCGGTTAATCCCGACCATCCTTGGACAGGGAACTTTTAAAGAGGAGTTCGTGTTATTTTCCATACGGCTGCCGAGAGTGTTTATCACAGTGTTAGCCGGTATGGCACTGGCACTATCGGGTGCGATTTTACAGGGAATTACACGCAATGATCTGGCGGATCCAGGCATTATCGGCATAAATTCAGGTGCAGGGGTTGCGATCGCCATTTTCTTTCTGTTCGTCCCGATTGAAGCAGGCACTTTCATCTACATGCTGCCGTTATGCGCATTTTTTGGCGCTTTGCTTACCGCTATCCTCATCTATGCTTTTTCCTATAAAAAAGACGAGGGGCTTCAGCCAGTAAAAATGGTACTTGTCGGAGTCGGGTTTTCCATGGCGCTATCAGGTGTAATGATTGTCCTGATTTCCTCAGCTGAAAGAGAGAAAGTTGATTTCATAGCAAAATGGCTATCAGGGAATATCTGGGGAACGGATTGGCCTTTCATCTGGGCACTCCTCCCTTGGCTGCTAGTGCTTATTCCATTCACTTTATATAAGGCAAATCGTTTGAATCTATTAAGCTTAAGTGAGCCTGTCGCCATCGGCATAGGGGTATCCATTGAAAAAGAACGGATCATCCTTCTGCTTACAGCCGTTGCATTGGCAGCTTCTGCTGTTTCTGTAACAGGCGGGATTGCCTTTATCGGCTTAATTGCTCCGCACATGGCTAAAGCGCTTGTCGGGCCGAGGAATCAGCTTTTCATTCCGATCGCCATTCTATTAGGAGGCTGGCTTCTATTATTTGCCGACACGCTCGGCCGGAACCTGGCAGATCCGGACGGCCTGCCAGCCGGAATTATGGTTGCGATTATTGGAGCTCCATATTTTATGTATCTATTATTAAAGAAATGA
- a CDS encoding MGDG synthase family glycosyltransferase, which translates to MKVLLLPLFQFPTGHSKVAKTLQDHIKSQYPDAEIKIVDFLSYCSDKLEKLVSGIYLKGFLGAPFLYRALYYTIMYKQHPFKLQPDLQVLSYYFERKMQKFLDEEKPDLIFCTHSFPSGIISSLKQKGQYRDITAVNVYTDFFINDIWGKRGIDFHFVPHTEAKEKLIKKHHIPEDHIFVTGIPVHSAYHLPAPFKKDNQIRHILVAGGNSGLVNCDFIESIQKVPHIRFLILCGNNDELYSSLKALDSKQIEPIGYIEDPFEMNQLYNKADAILTKPGGVTISEALQKKLPILVHTSLPGQEEINLDYLLEKNLVTVIYDRQITEQLNNEEAILSLRKHIDSYLEKVTCPLDYAIFISIKSTGRKTPETVHSLRAVPTIK; encoded by the coding sequence ATGAAAGTTCTCCTGCTCCCATTATTTCAATTTCCCACGGGACATTCAAAAGTAGCCAAAACACTTCAGGACCATATTAAAAGCCAATATCCTGATGCGGAAATTAAAATAGTCGACTTTCTTTCCTATTGCAGTGATAAGCTTGAAAAGCTGGTCTCAGGCATATATTTAAAAGGGTTCCTGGGTGCTCCTTTCCTTTACAGGGCTTTATATTACACCATTATGTATAAACAGCATCCTTTTAAATTGCAGCCTGATTTACAGGTTCTTTCCTATTATTTTGAAAGAAAAATGCAGAAGTTCCTTGATGAAGAAAAACCTGATTTAATATTTTGCACTCATTCTTTTCCATCCGGAATCATCAGTTCACTAAAGCAAAAGGGACAATACCGGGACATTACTGCGGTGAATGTTTACACGGATTTTTTTATAAATGATATATGGGGAAAACGGGGAATTGACTTTCATTTCGTTCCTCATACTGAGGCGAAGGAAAAGCTTATTAAAAAACATCATATTCCGGAGGATCATATTTTTGTTACGGGCATTCCGGTTCATTCTGCCTATCACCTCCCGGCTCCATTCAAGAAAGATAACCAGATACGCCATATCCTGGTTGCAGGAGGAAACAGCGGCTTAGTAAACTGTGATTTTATAGAATCTATACAAAAGGTTCCGCATATTCGATTTCTGATCCTTTGCGGAAATAATGACGAATTGTATAGCTCACTCAAAGCACTTGATTCAAAACAAATCGAGCCCATTGGATATATTGAAGACCCATTTGAAATGAACCAGCTGTATAATAAAGCGGATGCTATTTTGACCAAACCAGGCGGAGTTACAATTAGTGAAGCACTGCAAAAGAAACTTCCGATTCTGGTCCATACCTCACTTCCGGGGCAAGAGGAAATCAATTTGGACTATTTGCTTGAGAAAAATCTGGTGACTGTCATTTACGACAGGCAAATTACTGAACAGCTTAATAATGAAGAAGCTATACTTAGTCTAAGAAAGCACATTGATTCTTATCTGGAAAAAGTCACTTGCCCATTGGACTATGCCATCTTCATTTCAATTAAAAGCACCGGCAGAAAAACGCCGGAAACTGTTCATTCCTTGAGAGCCGTTCCAACTATAAAATAA
- a CDS encoding antibiotic biosynthesis monooxygenase family protein gives MFIQLKTIMVKEGHGEKMVERFAGEGIIEEQPGFFDLNVLKKKQRSGEEEIIVMIRWESEEAWKAWETSDIHIAGHRANRGKPKPEFIIESRQDVYHVLGQKQYREPAEIK, from the coding sequence ATGTTTATTCAATTAAAGACAATTATGGTTAAAGAGGGCCATGGAGAGAAAATGGTGGAGCGCTTTGCAGGAGAAGGAATCATTGAAGAGCAGCCTGGATTTTTTGATTTGAATGTATTAAAGAAAAAACAGCGTAGCGGAGAGGAAGAAATCATTGTTATGATTCGCTGGGAATCTGAAGAGGCATGGAAGGCATGGGAAACAAGTGATATACATATTGCAGGCCACCGTGCAAACCGCGGGAAGCCAAAGCCTGAATTTATTATCGAAAGCCGTCAGGATGTATATCATGTGCTGGGGCAAAAACAATACAGGGAGCCTGCTGAAATCAAATAA
- a CDS encoding ABC transporter ATP-binding protein has protein sequence MVRLYTDGLNIGYSERLIVKDLSVQIPDKKITTIIGPNGCGKSTLLKAITRIISHQSGTVILDGENISKENTKILARKMAILPQTPESASGLTVGELVSYGRFPYQKGFGRLTKKDYEVIDWALEVTGTKEFKFRPVDALSGGQRQRVWIAMALAQETDIIFLDEPTTYLDMAHQLEVLELLQKLNEEQDRTIVMVLHDLNQAARFADHIVALKDGEIVRSGSYEEVITQDVLRKVFNIDAVIGRDPRTNKPMCITYNLLKGENQHEETIDPVYNLAASGN, from the coding sequence ATGGTCCGTCTATATACAGATGGCTTGAACATTGGGTATAGCGAACGGTTAATTGTAAAGGATCTCAGCGTCCAAATCCCCGATAAGAAAATCACAACAATCATTGGTCCAAATGGCTGTGGGAAATCAACCCTTCTAAAAGCCATTACCCGGATCATTTCCCATCAATCAGGCACTGTCATCCTAGATGGGGAGAACATTTCAAAGGAAAATACGAAAATCCTTGCCAGGAAGATGGCAATCCTGCCTCAAACACCTGAAAGTGCAAGCGGTTTAACAGTAGGCGAGCTGGTCTCATACGGTCGCTTCCCTTATCAAAAAGGATTCGGAAGATTGACAAAAAAGGATTATGAAGTCATCGACTGGGCACTCGAAGTGACAGGCACTAAAGAATTTAAATTCCGGCCAGTTGACGCTCTATCAGGCGGCCAGCGCCAGAGAGTGTGGATCGCCATGGCACTTGCACAGGAAACCGATATCATTTTCCTTGATGAACCAACCACCTATTTAGATATGGCACACCAGCTTGAAGTTCTGGAACTTCTTCAAAAGCTGAACGAGGAACAGGATCGCACCATTGTAATGGTCCTCCATGATTTAAACCAGGCTGCCCGTTTTGCTGACCATATCGTCGCACTAAAAGATGGTGAGATTGTTAGATCAGGAAGCTATGAAGAAGTCATTACACAGGATGTTTTAAGGAAGGTGTTCAATATTGATGCAGTCATTGGACGCGATCCCCGCACAAACAAACCAATGTGTATAACCTATAATTTACTAAAAGGAGAAAATCAACATGAAGAAACTATTGATCCCGTTTACAATCTTGCTGCTTCTGGTAATTAG
- a CDS encoding polysaccharide deacetylase family protein has translation MIYFFTAALIIFISYAVLPTVLIRLLNWGIVKDITQPNSIALTFDDGPDPQYTARLLDVLKKHEAKAAFFVVGEKAAKHPLLLKRMQAEGHTIGIHHYRHISSWILSPGSLKKQLEQTKQSIEATINEEVYFYRPPWGHFNLFTLWIARNYKIIMWSGIFKDWKIKHMRNTLSDSLAKETVPGRIFLLHDSGETLGADSSAPEHMIAHLDEYLQQEALKGILFVSLKEVYQGHRI, from the coding sequence ATGATTTATTTTTTTACCGCCGCACTGATTATATTTATTAGTTACGCAGTTCTGCCCACTGTGCTCATACGATTGCTGAATTGGGGAATTGTAAAAGATATAACACAGCCAAATTCCATTGCTTTAACCTTTGATGATGGTCCTGATCCTCAGTATACTGCGAGGCTCCTGGATGTCTTAAAAAAGCATGAAGCAAAAGCAGCCTTTTTTGTTGTCGGGGAAAAAGCAGCCAAGCATCCATTGCTGCTTAAAAGAATGCAGGCAGAAGGGCATACAATTGGCATCCATCATTATCGGCATATCTCAAGCTGGATCCTTTCACCGGGATCATTAAAAAAACAGCTGGAACAAACAAAACAATCTATAGAAGCTACAATTAATGAAGAAGTCTATTTCTACCGTCCGCCATGGGGCCACTTCAATTTATTTACCCTTTGGATAGCAAGGAATTATAAGATTATTATGTGGTCGGGGATTTTCAAAGATTGGAAGATCAAGCATATGAGGAATACCCTTTCCGATTCGCTGGCAAAAGAAACCGTGCCTGGCCGTATTTTTCTTCTCCACGACAGCGGTGAAACTCTTGGCGCCGACTCCAGTGCACCTGAACATATGATTGCCCATCTGGACGAGTATTTGCAGCAGGAAGCACTAAAAGGGATCCTATTTGTTTCTTTAAAAGAAGTATATCAGGGGCATCGCATATGA
- a CDS encoding iron-hydroxamate ABC transporter substrate-binding protein — protein MKKLLIPFTILLLLVISACGNTEEKDTSSSEPKEDKKSGTITYESETGPVEVPADPKRVVLLSGFTGNVMQLGVNIVGVDTWSKNNPRFEEQLKDAEEVSEDNLEKIIELEPDLIIALSTVKNYDKLKEIAPTVTYTWGKLDYLSQHEEIGKLLNKEEEAKKWTADFKQRAEAAGKDIRAKIGEDATVSVFEIFDKQLYVFGDNWARGTEILYQAMDLKMPEKVKEMALKDGYYAISAEVLPEYAGDYIVLSKYSDADHSFQETDTYKNIPAVKNNRVFEMEGNGASFSDPITLDAQLEFFKESFLGN, from the coding sequence ATGAAGAAACTATTGATCCCGTTTACAATCTTGCTGCTTCTGGTAATTAGCGCCTGCGGCAATACAGAAGAAAAAGATACAAGCTCGTCTGAACCAAAGGAAGACAAAAAATCGGGTACGATCACATATGAATCTGAAACTGGACCGGTTGAGGTCCCGGCTGATCCTAAGAGAGTTGTCCTCCTTTCAGGCTTTACAGGAAATGTTATGCAATTAGGCGTAAATATCGTCGGAGTGGATACCTGGTCCAAAAATAATCCTCGTTTTGAAGAGCAATTGAAGGATGCTGAAGAAGTATCTGAAGATAACCTTGAAAAAATAATTGAATTAGAGCCAGACTTGATTATTGCCTTATCTACTGTTAAAAACTACGATAAACTTAAGGAAATAGCACCAACTGTAACGTATACATGGGGTAAATTAGATTATCTTTCTCAGCATGAGGAAATTGGCAAGCTGCTTAATAAAGAGGAAGAAGCAAAGAAATGGACAGCTGATTTCAAACAGCGTGCTGAAGCAGCCGGGAAAGACATCCGTGCAAAAATTGGCGAAGATGCAACAGTTTCAGTATTTGAAATCTTCGACAAACAGCTTTATGTTTTTGGCGATAACTGGGCACGCGGAACTGAAATCCTTTATCAGGCAATGGATTTAAAAATGCCTGAAAAGGTTAAGGAAATGGCCTTAAAGGATGGCTACTATGCCATTTCAGCTGAAGTTCTTCCGGAATATGCAGGAGATTATATTGTATTAAGCAAATACTCTGATGCAGATCATTCATTCCAGGAAACTGATACGTACAAAAATATCCCTGCTGTGAAAAATAATCGTGTTTTTGAAATGGAAGGCAATGGCGCTTCCTTCAGTGATCCAATCACACTTGATGCACAGCTGGAGTTCTTTAAAGAATCATTTTTAGGCAACTAA
- a CDS encoding MFS transporter — MWKNKNVWILLTGEFIAGVGLWLGIIGNLEFMQEKVPSDFLKSLILASGLLAGIAVGPFAGRITDQLNKKTVMLGAGFVRAISVIFMLIAIQTGSVWWMVLFLVMIQLSAAFYFPALQAAIPLVVAEKDLLQLNGVHMNVSTLSRILGTALAGVLLVILPLSMLYIGSLVAYLALFGLTWFMDFEEKREQPGTGKESAGSSGGFKEVFPIIKGLPIVFMTLILTLVPLLFLGGFNLMVINISELQDSSSIKGLIYTAEGIGFMLGAFIVKQISQKRSPYAILFFFSFVIGVSQLLLYFADVPVLSIAAFFVFGFAVGCFFPTAATIFQTRVPKEFHGRFFSFRNMLDRVIFQIVLLLTGFLLDAVGLQVMVVIFGILSLVMTAAFFVKFKQIRTEVQIKEGIST; from the coding sequence ATGTGGAAAAATAAAAATGTGTGGATTCTTTTAACTGGTGAATTTATAGCAGGGGTGGGCCTTTGGCTTGGCATTATAGGAAACCTCGAGTTTATGCAGGAAAAGGTTCCTTCTGATTTCCTGAAATCACTTATTCTTGCATCCGGTCTGCTGGCTGGGATTGCAGTCGGCCCCTTTGCCGGCAGAATTACAGACCAGCTGAATAAAAAAACTGTAATGCTCGGAGCAGGTTTTGTCAGGGCCATCAGTGTTATTTTCATGCTGATTGCTATTCAAACGGGATCTGTGTGGTGGATGGTTCTGTTCCTGGTTATGATCCAATTATCAGCAGCCTTTTACTTTCCTGCACTGCAGGCAGCCATTCCTCTTGTAGTTGCCGAAAAAGATTTGCTGCAGCTGAATGGTGTACACATGAATGTGTCCACCCTTTCGAGGATATTGGGTACAGCACTGGCTGGTGTTCTGTTAGTCATTCTGCCATTATCCATGCTTTATATCGGGTCGCTGGTCGCTTACCTTGCTCTATTCGGATTAACCTGGTTTATGGACTTCGAGGAAAAAAGGGAACAGCCAGGCACTGGAAAAGAGTCTGCCGGGAGCAGCGGAGGATTCAAGGAGGTTTTCCCGATTATTAAAGGCCTCCCCATTGTATTCATGACATTGATATTAACTCTGGTCCCACTGCTGTTTCTTGGCGGTTTCAACCTGATGGTCATCAACATCAGCGAGCTTCAGGACAGTTCATCCATTAAAGGGTTAATTTATACTGCAGAGGGAATCGGCTTCATGCTCGGCGCATTTATCGTCAAGCAAATCAGCCAAAAGCGATCGCCTTATGCTATCTTATTTTTCTTCTCATTTGTCATTGGCGTCTCACAGCTCCTTCTGTACTTTGCTGATGTGCCCGTTCTATCCATTGCGGCCTTCTTTGTATTCGGATTTGCCGTTGGCTGTTTCTTCCCAACTGCAGCCACCATTTTTCAAACAAGGGTGCCGAAAGAATTCCACGGAAGATTCTTCTCCTTCCGAAACATGCTCGATCGTGTTATTTTCCAAATTGTGCTCCTGCTGACAGGATTCCTGCTGGATGCCGTCGGACTTCAGGTAATGGTCGTGATCTTTGGCATTCTATCCTTAGTCATGACAGCTGCTTTCTTTGTTAAATTCAAGCAAATTCGGACAGAAGTACAAATAAAAGAAGGGATCAGTACGTAA
- a CDS encoding FecCD family ABC transporter permease: MTKDAQRFIPFIYKLAAGFVIFAVMFVAACVFGAADVTVRDVWLALTSNASGEKISIIREIRLPREIAAIFVGAALSISGAIMQGMTRNPLADPGLLGLTAGANAALAITLVLIPSANYIGILFACFIGAAIGAGMVFGIGAMKKGGFSPIRIVLAGAAVSAFLFAIAEGIGIYFKISKDVSLWTAGGLVGTSWSQLQIIVPVISAGILVSLFLSKQLTILSLNEEVAVGLGQNTTQIKVILFILVTLLAGAAVALVGNMAFIGLMVPHIVRAIAGTDYRYILPLSALTGASFMLLADTLGRTINAPYETPVAAIIAVMGLPFFLFIVHKGGKAFS; encoded by the coding sequence ATGACTAAAGATGCTCAACGCTTCATTCCTTTTATCTATAAACTTGCGGCAGGTTTCGTCATTTTTGCCGTCATGTTTGTGGCTGCTTGTGTGTTCGGGGCAGCCGATGTTACGGTCAGAGATGTTTGGCTTGCACTAACCTCCAATGCTTCCGGAGAAAAAATCTCCATCATTCGTGAAATCCGTCTGCCCCGAGAAATTGCGGCCATTTTTGTCGGAGCTGCACTTAGCATCTCTGGCGCCATCATGCAGGGAATGACAAGAAACCCTCTTGCTGATCCAGGCCTGCTCGGACTAACGGCAGGAGCAAATGCTGCACTTGCCATAACGCTTGTTCTTATCCCTTCAGCAAATTACATTGGAATTCTGTTTGCCTGTTTCATCGGTGCAGCTATCGGTGCGGGGATGGTATTCGGCATTGGCGCCATGAAAAAAGGAGGCTTTTCTCCGATTCGAATCGTTTTAGCAGGAGCCGCTGTTTCTGCCTTCCTTTTTGCAATAGCTGAAGGGATCGGCATCTATTTTAAGATTTCAAAAGATGTCAGCTTGTGGACAGCAGGCGGGCTCGTCGGCACATCCTGGTCCCAGCTGCAAATTATTGTCCCGGTTATTTCAGCAGGCATACTCGTTTCCCTTTTTCTTTCCAAGCAGCTTACGATACTTAGCTTAAACGAAGAAGTGGCTGTAGGCTTGGGACAGAATACAACTCAAATTAAAGTCATCCTGTTTATCTTAGTCACCCTGCTTGCAGGGGCAGCTGTTGCACTGGTCGGCAATATGGCATTTATCGGATTGATGGTGCCTCATATCGTCCGTGCCATTGCCGGAACGGATTATCGCTATATTCTTCCCTTGTCCGCTCTCACAGGAGCTTCATTCATGCTTCTTGCCGATACACTCGGGAGAACCATCAATGCTCCATACGAAACTCCTGTTGCGGCCATAATTGCCGTAATGGGGCTCCCTTTTTTCCTGTTCATTGTTCATAAAGGGGGTAAGGCGTTTTCATGA